The proteins below are encoded in one region of Corynebacterium sphenisci DSM 44792:
- a CDS encoding carboxymuconolactone decarboxylase family protein, giving the protein MSNDNRLALGDAFPAAFKAQAAQTQALWKRAEEIGVGRDLIELVFVRCSQINGCAFCLDVHVREGLKAGLSTQKLSVTAAWREAGDVYSEQEHAALALAEIACAPARVPFTMEEQAHAREVLGDDAAALLSWAAICINGWNRMHALSATPVGG; this is encoded by the coding sequence GTGAGCAACGACAACCGCCTCGCCCTCGGCGACGCCTTCCCCGCCGCGTTCAAGGCGCAGGCCGCGCAGACCCAGGCGCTCTGGAAGCGGGCCGAGGAGATCGGCGTCGGCCGCGATCTCATCGAGCTCGTCTTCGTGCGCTGCTCCCAGATCAACGGCTGCGCCTTCTGCCTGGACGTGCACGTCCGGGAGGGCCTCAAGGCCGGGCTGAGCACCCAGAAGCTCTCCGTCACCGCCGCCTGGCGGGAGGCCGGGGACGTCTACTCCGAGCAGGAGCACGCCGCGCTGGCGCTGGCCGAGATCGCCTGCGCCCCGGCCCGGGTGCCCTTCACCATGGAGGAGCAGGCGCACGCCCGCGAGGTGCTCGGCGACGACGCCGCGGCGCTGCTGTCCTGGGCGGCGATCTGCATCAACGGCTGGAACCGGATGCACGCCCTGTCCGCGACCCCGGTCGGCGGCTGA
- a CDS encoding amidase family protein — translation MTDHADRPAAPPGPGVRDLAAAVRAGRIGPRQAVDDALDAIIRQDGVIRACTRIDVAGARAAAAALAARADLDRLPLAGVPFAVKQYTDPADPLIRRLTDAGAVAVAETAAPQYCTWGATDRPGRVVANPTRPGRTPGGSSGGAAAAVAAGMVPFAHGNDGMGSLRIPAAACGLATLKATPGLLPGRIGRNDWYGMSVHGVLARDVADLRLLTRVLTAGAVDVRPGAATPPEVVLLDPTSPVAGIPVQRGWAAAAAAAAGRFRRAGVPVLRARAPYPANPLPMLARWTAGVADSVADDPGAGASGVDAHLEWRTRVHAGLGRLLRPTIAAGQVTRARAAMAEFLPEQAVLITPALAADPPRAGAWHRRPWVANLAANMRFSPFTSVWNLLGHPAGVVVEPSTGRGVQVIARPGGEALVLSAMDRISSGGSLGA, via the coding sequence ATGACCGACCACGCCGACCGCCCCGCCGCCCCGCCCGGGCCGGGGGTGCGCGATCTCGCCGCCGCCGTGCGCGCCGGGCGGATCGGCCCCCGCCAGGCCGTGGACGACGCACTCGACGCGATCATCCGCCAGGACGGGGTGATCCGCGCCTGCACCCGGATCGACGTCGCCGGCGCCCGCGCCGCCGCCGCGGCGCTCGCCGCCCGGGCCGACCTGGACCGGCTGCCGCTGGCCGGGGTGCCCTTCGCGGTGAAGCAGTACACCGACCCCGCCGACCCCCTGATCCGCCGGCTCACCGACGCGGGGGCGGTGGCCGTCGCGGAGACCGCGGCCCCCCAGTACTGCACCTGGGGCGCCACCGACCGGCCCGGCCGGGTGGTCGCCAACCCGACCCGGCCCGGCCGCACCCCCGGGGGATCCTCCGGGGGCGCCGCCGCCGCGGTCGCCGCCGGGATGGTGCCCTTCGCGCACGGCAACGACGGGATGGGCTCGCTGCGGATCCCCGCCGCCGCCTGCGGGCTGGCCACCCTCAAGGCCACCCCCGGGCTGCTGCCCGGCCGGATCGGCCGCAACGACTGGTACGGCATGTCCGTGCACGGGGTGCTCGCCCGGGACGTCGCCGACCTCCGCCTGCTCACCCGGGTGCTCACCGCCGGCGCGGTGGACGTGCGTCCCGGCGCGGCGACGCCGCCGGAGGTGGTGCTGCTCGACCCCACCTCCCCGGTCGCCGGGATCCCGGTGCAGCGGGGGTGGGCCGCGGCCGCGGCGGCCGCGGCGGGCCGGTTCCGGCGGGCCGGGGTGCCGGTGCTGCGGGCCCGGGCCCCGTACCCCGCCAACCCGCTGCCGATGCTCGCCCGGTGGACCGCCGGGGTGGCCGACTCGGTGGCCGACGACCCCGGGGCGGGGGCCTCGGGGGTGGACGCGCATCTGGAATGGCGCACCCGGGTGCACGCCGGGCTGGGCCGGCTGCTGCGGCCCACCATCGCCGCCGGCCAGGTCACCCGGGCCCGGGCCGCGATGGCGGAGTTCCTGCCGGAGCAGGCGGTGCTGATCACCCCGGCGCTGGCCGCGGACCCGCCGCGGGCCGGGGCCTGGCACCGCCGGCCCTGGGTGGCGAACCTCGCCGCCAATATGCGCTTCAGCCCCTTCACCTCCGTCTGGAACCTGCTCGGCCACCCCGCCGGGGTGGTGGTGGAGCCGAGCACCGGCCGGGGCGTGCAGGTCATCGCCCGGCCCGGCGGGGAAGCCCTGGTGCTCTCCGCGATGGACCGGATTTCCAGCGGCGGTAGCCTGGGCGCATGA
- the folE gene encoding GTP cyclohydrolase I FolE: protein MFDQERAEAAVRELLLAVGEDPDREGLVETPARVARAYREVFAGLHVDPREVLDKTFDEDHQELVLVKDIPIYSTCEHHLVPFFGHAHIGYIPGPRGRVTGLSKLARLVDLYAKRPQVQERLTSQVADALVERLEPTSAIVVIECEHLCMAMRGIRKPGSRTVTSAVRGGFKSDARSRAEALSLITGR from the coding sequence ATGTTCGATCAGGAGCGCGCCGAGGCGGCGGTCCGGGAGCTGCTGCTCGCCGTCGGCGAGGACCCCGACCGGGAGGGCCTGGTGGAGACCCCCGCCCGGGTGGCCCGGGCCTACCGGGAGGTCTTCGCCGGGTTGCACGTCGACCCCCGGGAGGTGCTGGACAAGACCTTCGACGAGGACCACCAGGAGCTGGTGCTGGTCAAGGACATCCCCATCTACTCCACCTGCGAGCACCACCTGGTGCCCTTCTTCGGCCATGCGCACATCGGCTACATCCCCGGCCCCCGGGGCCGGGTGACCGGGCTGAGCAAACTGGCCCGGCTGGTGGACCTCTACGCCAAACGGCCCCAGGTGCAGGAGCGGCTGACCTCCCAGGTCGCCGACGCCCTGGTGGAGCGCCTGGAGCCGACCTCGGCGATCGTGGTCATCGAATGCGAGCACCTGTGCATGGCGATGCGCGGGATCCGCAAACCCGGCTCCCGCACGGTGACCTCCGCGGTGCGCGGCGGGTTCAAGTCCGACGCCCGCTCCCGGGCCGAGGCGCTGAGCCTCATCACCGGGCGGTGA
- the hpt gene encoding hypoxanthine phosphoribosyltransferase, whose translation MHDVKDTDVPPNPYGDDVEAILISEEQLKARIAEMAARVNERHRDSAEDLILVAVLKGAVFFMTDFARQLELPTQLEFMAVSSYGNSTSSSGVVRILKDLDRDIEGRDVIILEDIIDSGLTLSWLMKNLRNRNPRSLEVVTLLRKPDALRARIDLADVGFDIPNEFVIGYGLDYAERYRDLPYVGTLHPRVYRG comes from the coding sequence ATGCACGACGTGAAGGACACCGACGTCCCGCCGAACCCCTACGGGGATGACGTGGAGGCGATCCTGATCAGCGAGGAGCAGCTCAAGGCCCGGATCGCGGAGATGGCGGCGCGGGTCAACGAGCGGCACCGGGACAGCGCGGAGGACCTCATCCTGGTGGCGGTGCTCAAGGGGGCGGTGTTCTTCATGACCGACTTCGCCCGGCAGCTGGAGCTGCCCACCCAGCTGGAGTTCATGGCGGTGTCCTCCTACGGCAACTCCACCTCCTCCTCCGGGGTGGTGCGCATCCTCAAGGACCTGGACCGCGACATCGAGGGCCGGGACGTGATCATCCTGGAGGACATCATCGACTCCGGGCTCACCCTGTCCTGGCTGATGAAGAACCTGCGCAACCGCAACCCGCGGTCGCTGGAGGTGGTCACCCTGCTGCGCAAGCCCGATGCGCTGCGCGCCCGGATCGACCTGGCCGACGTCGGCTTCGACATCCCCAACGAGTTCGTGATCGGCTACGGCCTGGACTACGCGGAGCGCTACCGCGACCTGCCCTACGTCGGCACCCTGCACCCGCGGGTCTACCGCGGCTGA
- a CDS encoding rhodanese-like domain-containing protein — protein MEFIPVPEVPEDAQIVDVRSPAEFAESHAAGSVNIPMEQMPLRYGELDLDSEIYLMCRSGGRSAQVCTWLERNGIDAVNISGGMIDWAHHGRPVERG, from the coding sequence ATGGAATTCATCCCCGTGCCCGAGGTCCCCGAGGACGCGCAGATCGTCGACGTCCGCTCCCCGGCGGAGTTCGCCGAATCGCACGCCGCCGGATCCGTGAACATCCCGATGGAGCAGATGCCGCTGCGCTACGGCGAACTGGATCTGGACTCCGAGATCTACCTGATGTGCCGGTCCGGGGGCCGATCGGCGCAGGTGTGCACCTGGCTGGAGCGCAACGGCATCGACGCGGTGAACATCAGCGGCGGGATGATCGACTGGGCGCACCACGGCCGGCCGGTCGAGCGCGGCTGA
- a CDS encoding inorganic diphosphatase, with amino-acid sequence MSVEVTIEIPKGQRNKYEIDHETGKVHLDRYLFTPMAYPANYGFIDGTLGEDGDPLDALVLMPEPVFPGVIVGARTVGVFKMTDEAGGDDKLLCVLDDVRFDGIRDIGDVDEFTKNEIEHFFVHYKDLEPGKEVSPAGWGDAAEAQRILDEAIERHGK; translated from the coding sequence GTGAGCGTCGAAGTCACCATCGAGATCCCCAAGGGGCAGCGCAACAAGTACGAGATCGACCACGAGACCGGCAAGGTGCACCTGGACCGGTACCTCTTCACCCCGATGGCCTACCCGGCCAACTACGGCTTCATCGACGGCACCCTCGGCGAGGACGGCGATCCGCTGGACGCGCTGGTGCTCATGCCGGAGCCGGTGTTCCCGGGGGTCATCGTCGGCGCCCGCACCGTGGGCGTGTTCAAGATGACCGACGAGGCCGGCGGGGACGACAAGCTGCTCTGCGTGCTCGACGACGTCCGCTTCGACGGGATCCGGGACATCGGCGACGTCGACGAGTTCACCAAGAACGAGATCGAGCACTTCTTCGTGCACTACAAGGATCTGGAGCCGGGCAAGGAGGTCTCCCCGGCGGGCTGGGGCGACGCCGCCGAGGCGCAGCGGATCCTGGACGAGGCGATCGAGCGCCACGGCAAGTAG
- a CDS encoding MarR family winged helix-turn-helix transcriptional regulator — protein sequence MPSSPSPRPRPAPELPAAVTGSFTWAARRLDAAMRRAAESALRDDAPGMPLRGYWLLETIGASAAWAQRELGETLGVDRSDMVRLLDRLEDGGFIERVRDDRDRRRRLIRLTAAGERVRRRIRARVAAAEERVLAAADPALGAALRRAAAHAGGEDPAGGPR from the coding sequence ATGCCGAGCTCCCCGTCCCCCCGCCCCCGGCCCGCCCCGGAGCTGCCGGCGGCGGTGACCGGATCCTTCACCTGGGCGGCGCGCCGCCTGGACGCGGCGATGCGCCGCGCCGCGGAGTCGGCGCTGCGCGATGACGCCCCCGGGATGCCGCTGCGCGGCTACTGGCTGCTGGAGACCATCGGGGCCAGCGCCGCCTGGGCGCAGCGCGAGCTCGGGGAGACCCTGGGCGTGGACCGCTCCGACATGGTGCGGCTGCTGGACCGGCTGGAGGACGGCGGGTTCATCGAGCGGGTGCGCGACGACCGCGACCGGCGCCGCCGGCTGATCCGGCTCACCGCCGCCGGGGAGCGGGTGCGCCGCCGGATCCGGGCCCGGGTCGCCGCCGCCGAGGAGCGGGTGCTCGCCGCGGCGGATCCGGCGCTGGGCGCGGCGCTGCGCCGCGCCGCGGCGCATGCCGGCGGGGAGGATCCCGCGGGCGGGCCGCGATGA
- the tilS gene encoding tRNA lysidine(34) synthetase TilS — protein MTDPAAPEPPPGEPGRPFWPRRSPAFLELRRAVRPILAEGDVVVGLSGGPDSLALTAACIAEARRRDRDRPAPDPPGAAAAVHAVVVDHRLQPGSAGIAAAAAATARRLGGTAEIRAVEVIDDGAGPEATARAARYAALGAAAARLGRPLLLGHTLDDQAETVLLALARGSGTRALAGMAPRRAGPGGVALLRPLLGLRRGRTRAACAELGLEPWRDPHNDDPRFTRVRVRRRLLPALERELGPAAAANLARTAELARADADCLDGLAAAELDRIRAGAAPGADPAGLPAAAVAALHPALRTRVLAAWARDAGAGALTSAHLAALDRLAAAAAAGAAAGGRVRLPGGLVVGHNGGTLAAGPGAADGGAPP, from the coding sequence ATGACCGACCCCGCCGCACCGGAGCCCCCGCCGGGGGAGCCGGGCCGGCCCTTCTGGCCGCGGCGCAGCCCCGCCTTCCTCGAGCTGCGCCGGGCGGTGCGGCCCATCCTCGCCGAGGGCGATGTGGTGGTGGGCCTGTCCGGGGGGCCGGATTCGCTGGCGCTGACCGCCGCCTGCATCGCCGAGGCCCGGCGCCGGGACCGGGATCGCCCCGCCCCGGACCCGCCGGGGGCGGCCGCGGCGGTGCACGCGGTGGTGGTGGACCACCGGCTGCAGCCCGGCTCGGCCGGGATCGCCGCCGCCGCCGCGGCGACCGCCCGCCGGCTGGGCGGCACCGCGGAGATCCGGGCCGTCGAGGTGATCGACGACGGCGCCGGCCCGGAGGCCACCGCCCGGGCCGCCCGGTACGCCGCCCTCGGCGCCGCCGCGGCCCGGCTGGGCCGGCCGCTGCTGCTCGGGCACACCCTCGACGACCAGGCGGAGACGGTGCTGCTGGCCCTGGCCCGCGGCTCCGGCACCCGGGCGCTGGCCGGGATGGCCCCGCGCCGGGCCGGCCCCGGCGGGGTGGCGCTGCTGCGCCCGCTGCTCGGGCTGCGCCGGGGGCGCACCCGCGCCGCCTGCGCGGAACTCGGCCTGGAGCCCTGGCGGGACCCGCACAACGACGATCCCCGGTTCACCCGGGTGCGGGTGCGGCGTCGGCTGCTGCCCGCGCTGGAGCGCGAACTCGGCCCCGCGGCGGCGGCGAACCTGGCCCGCACCGCGGAGCTGGCCCGCGCCGACGCGGACTGCCTGGACGGGCTCGCCGCCGCCGAACTGGACCGGATCCGCGCCGGCGCCGCCCCCGGGGCGGACCCGGCGGGGCTGCCCGCCGCGGCGGTGGCGGCACTGCACCCGGCGCTGCGCACCCGGGTGCTCGCCGCCTGGGCGCGCGACGCCGGGGCCGGGGCGCTGACCTCGGCGCACCTGGCGGCGCTGGACCGGCTCGCCGCGGCCGCCGCCGCCGGCGCGGCCGCCGGCGGGCGGGTGCGGCTGCCCGGCGGGTTGGTGGTCGGGCACAATGGTGGCACCCTTGCAGCAGGGCCGGGTGCGGCCGACGGCGGCGCACCGCCGTGA
- the folP gene encoding dihydropteroate synthase encodes MAPEPAAAAPAGPAAPGVPARADGRCLVMGIVNVTEDSFSDGGRWADPISAAAHARRLIAEGADIVDVGGESTRPGAHRVPEAQELERVVPVVAELAAGGATVSVDTMRASVAAAAIEAGAAIINDVSAGLADPRMLPTCAEAGVAVCLMHWRTDRFIGASGRAEPDPRGILAEVAEHLRARADAAVAAGVAAERIIVDPGLGFAKNADDNWALLNGLPELVAMGAPVLVGASRKRFAATVLGGPAVPPTAADPATAAITALAAAAGAWGVRVHEVRPNVDAAAVAAAWAAGAAPNGVAADGDYPAAPAGGA; translated from the coding sequence ATGGCCCCGGAGCCCGCAGCCGCCGCGCCGGCCGGCCCCGCCGCGCCGGGGGTGCCGGCGCGCGCCGACGGGCGCTGCCTGGTGATGGGCATCGTCAACGTCACCGAGGACAGCTTCTCCGACGGGGGCCGCTGGGCGGACCCGATCTCGGCGGCCGCGCACGCCCGCCGGCTCATCGCCGAGGGCGCCGACATCGTCGACGTCGGCGGGGAGTCCACCCGGCCGGGCGCGCACCGGGTGCCCGAGGCCCAGGAACTGGAGCGGGTGGTGCCGGTGGTCGCCGAACTCGCCGCCGGCGGGGCCACGGTGAGCGTGGACACCATGCGCGCCTCCGTCGCCGCGGCCGCGATCGAGGCCGGGGCGGCGATCATCAACGACGTCTCCGCGGGCCTGGCCGATCCCCGGATGCTGCCCACCTGCGCGGAGGCCGGGGTGGCGGTGTGCCTGATGCACTGGCGCACCGACCGCTTCATCGGCGCCTCCGGCCGGGCCGAACCCGACCCGCGGGGCATCCTCGCCGAGGTCGCCGAGCATCTGCGCGCCCGCGCCGACGCCGCGGTGGCCGCCGGGGTGGCCGCCGAGCGGATCATCGTCGACCCCGGGCTGGGCTTCGCGAAGAACGCCGACGACAACTGGGCGCTGCTCAACGGGCTGCCGGAGCTGGTCGCCATGGGGGCGCCGGTGCTGGTCGGCGCCTCCCGGAAGCGCTTCGCGGCCACCGTGCTCGGCGGGCCCGCGGTGCCGCCGACCGCCGCGGACCCGGCGACCGCGGCGATCACCGCGCTCGCCGCCGCCGCCGGCGCCTGGGGGGTGCGGGTGCACGAGGTGCGGCCCAACGTGGATGCCGCGGCGGTGGCCGCGGCCTGGGCGGCGGGGGCGGCGCCGAACGGGGTCGCCGCGGACGGGGACTACCCGGCCGCCCCGGCGGGGGGTGCCTGA
- the ftsH gene encoding ATP-dependent zinc metalloprotease FtsH, which produces MDKKKVFRIAGAAGVILLLLFAISTFGDDARGYREVDTSVAMAQLAEANVAEAQIDDREQRLRLSLREPIDVDGAEGVEEVMARYPARAADRVFAAVESAEGVDSYTTEVTRESFLMSMIGFLLPMLIFFFLIMWLFSRMQGGGRGGMFGFGGSKAKLLSKEEPTNTFADVAGADEAVQELDEIRDFLQNPARYERLGATIPRGVLLYGPPGTGKTLLARAVAGEAGVPFYTISGSDFVEMFVGVGASRVRDLFNQAKDNSPCIIFIDEIDAVGRQRGAGMGGGHDEREQTLNQLLVEMDGFGERQGVIIMAATNRPDILDPALLRPGRFDRQIPVVAPDLAGRKAILRVHAKDKPLAADADLESLAKRTAGMSGADLRNVLNEAALLTARVRGEVITADALEEAVDRVIGGPRRTSKVISEQEKKVTAYHEGGHTLAAWALTDIERVYKVTILARGRTGGHAMTVPEDDKGMYNLPELFARLVFAMGGRAAEELVFGLPTTGASADIEQATKIARAMVAEYGMSPALGPVKYGVEDGDPFVGRGGDGSLDYSPEVAAEIDRQVRDLIGRAHDEAYAILRENRAILDRLAEKLLEKETLRRPDLEVLFTDVVPRERVDFFDQDTRHPADGKPPVKTPVELAEERGEEPPRRVDVFAPVRPEAEPAAPAAPAGQDAAAPAGDADAAARPAPGGWAGEGDPAPRVTAIPPAPVYGGPPPPKDWTAPGWPTDNPPRYRGQEPAAPAGRDGAEGAGGGAGEHPGTANYPAQPRGFRLPERERPEHDPDRAGDAPAPAPERDPAAAPDPERGRHRRGQDTEEG; this is translated from the coding sequence ATGGACAAGAAGAAGGTCTTCCGAATCGCGGGCGCGGCCGGGGTCATCCTGCTGCTGCTGTTCGCCATCTCCACCTTCGGCGATGACGCCCGCGGCTACCGCGAGGTGGACACCTCGGTGGCGATGGCCCAGCTCGCCGAGGCCAACGTCGCCGAGGCCCAGATCGACGACCGCGAGCAGCGGCTGCGGCTGAGCCTGCGCGAACCCATCGACGTCGACGGGGCCGAGGGCGTCGAGGAGGTGATGGCCCGCTACCCGGCGCGGGCCGCGGACCGGGTCTTCGCCGCGGTGGAGTCCGCCGAGGGCGTCGACTCCTACACCACGGAGGTCACCCGGGAATCCTTCCTGATGTCCATGATCGGCTTCCTGCTGCCGATGCTGATCTTCTTCTTCCTGATCATGTGGCTGTTCAGCCGGATGCAGGGCGGCGGCCGCGGCGGCATGTTCGGCTTCGGCGGCTCCAAGGCGAAGCTGCTCAGCAAGGAGGAGCCGACGAACACCTTCGCCGACGTCGCCGGCGCCGACGAGGCGGTGCAGGAGCTCGACGAGATCCGGGACTTCCTGCAGAACCCGGCCCGCTACGAGCGCCTCGGCGCGACCATCCCGCGCGGGGTGCTGCTCTACGGCCCGCCCGGCACCGGCAAGACCCTGCTCGCCCGGGCCGTCGCCGGGGAGGCGGGGGTGCCCTTCTACACCATCTCCGGCTCCGATTTCGTGGAGATGTTCGTCGGCGTCGGCGCCTCCCGGGTGCGCGACCTGTTCAACCAGGCCAAGGACAACAGCCCCTGCATCATCTTCATCGACGAGATCGACGCGGTCGGCCGGCAGCGCGGTGCCGGGATGGGCGGCGGCCATGACGAGCGGGAGCAGACCCTCAACCAGCTGCTGGTGGAGATGGACGGCTTCGGCGAACGCCAGGGCGTGATCATCATGGCGGCGACGAACCGGCCGGACATCCTCGACCCGGCGCTGCTGCGGCCGGGCCGCTTCGACCGGCAGATCCCGGTGGTCGCCCCGGATCTCGCCGGCCGGAAGGCGATTCTGCGGGTGCACGCCAAGGACAAGCCGCTCGCCGCGGACGCGGACCTGGAGTCGCTGGCCAAGCGCACCGCCGGCATGTCCGGCGCGGACCTGCGCAACGTGCTCAACGAGGCGGCGCTGCTCACCGCCCGGGTGCGCGGGGAGGTGATCACCGCCGACGCCCTGGAGGAGGCCGTGGACCGGGTGATCGGCGGCCCGCGGCGCACCTCGAAGGTGATCAGCGAGCAGGAGAAGAAGGTCACCGCCTACCACGAGGGCGGGCACACCCTCGCCGCCTGGGCGCTCACCGACATCGAGCGGGTGTACAAGGTCACCATCCTGGCCCGGGGCCGCACCGGCGGGCACGCGATGACCGTGCCGGAGGACGACAAGGGCATGTACAACCTGCCGGAGCTCTTCGCCCGGCTGGTGTTCGCCATGGGCGGCCGCGCCGCCGAGGAGCTGGTCTTCGGGCTGCCCACCACCGGGGCCAGCGCGGACATCGAGCAGGCCACCAAAATCGCCCGGGCGATGGTCGCCGAATACGGCATGTCCCCCGCCCTCGGCCCGGTGAAGTACGGGGTGGAGGACGGCGATCCCTTCGTCGGCCGCGGCGGGGACGGCTCCCTGGACTACTCCCCGGAGGTGGCCGCGGAAATCGACCGGCAGGTGCGCGATCTGATCGGCCGGGCCCATGACGAGGCCTACGCGATCCTGCGGGAGAACCGGGCGATCCTGGACCGGCTGGCGGAGAAGCTGCTGGAGAAGGAGACGCTGCGCCGGCCGGACCTGGAGGTGCTGTTCACCGACGTGGTGCCCCGGGAGCGGGTGGACTTCTTCGACCAGGACACCCGGCACCCCGCCGACGGCAAACCCCCGGTGAAGACCCCGGTGGAGCTGGCCGAGGAGCGCGGGGAGGAGCCGCCCCGGCGGGTCGACGTCTTCGCCCCGGTGCGCCCCGAGGCGGAGCCGGCCGCGCCGGCCGCCCCCGCCGGGCAGGACGCGGCGGCCCCGGCCGGCGACGCGGACGCGGCGGCCCGGCCCGCCCCCGGCGGCTGGGCCGGGGAGGGCGACCCGGCGCCGCGGGTGACCGCGATCCCGCCGGCGCCGGTCTACGGCGGCCCGCCGCCGCCGAAGGACTGGACCGCGCCCGGCTGGCCCACCGACAACCCGCCGCGCTACCGCGGCCAGGAGCCGGCCGCGCCCGCCGGGCGGGACGGCGCGGAGGGCGCGGGCGGCGGCGCCGGGGAGCACCCCGGCACCGCGAACTACCCGGCGCAGCCGCGCGGGTTCCGGCTGCCGGAGCGGGAGCGCCCCGAGCACGACCCGGATCGGGCCGGGGACGCCCCGGCGCCCGCGCCGGAGCGCGATCCCGCGGCCGCGCCGGACCCGGAGCGGGGCCGGCACCGCCGCGGGCAGGACACGGAGGAGGGCTGA
- the dacB gene encoding D-alanyl-D-alanine carboxypeptidase/D-alanyl-D-alanine endopeptidase — translation MRRTRGWLAALAVFAVVIAVVVAYAVQSASRALHVEPAPAVAAAADPLRPAGAAAGPDAEGAAGYAGRVRRVMDALVASRAMGDTHGIVADAATGRVLWSSGAADRVTPASTMKILTAAAALLELGPEARVTTRVHAGAEPGRVVLVGGGDPTLSAAGEGFYPGAASMAELARRVRAAAGEVDAVVVDQSGNVDAFHPDWDAAGIAEGYIAPVETVEVDAGRGGPEDVTARSATPALYAGRLLAEGLGAGAVRAAAVDPGDLGEVLGEVESAPLAVRLRQMMQHSDNVLAESIAREVARARGERPTFAGSTAAVAAVLAEHGLLDPAELAAEDCSGLSEGNRLAPEAINRVLLAAAGDPGAVDPAAGADPAGIAARLSPLVDALPVAAVSGTLADRYGGAGGAGWVRAKTGTLSRTSALAGVAPAAGGRLLAFTLISNGVEVTAARAAADAGVTRLLEVE, via the coding sequence GTGAGGCGCACCAGGGGATGGCTGGCCGCGTTGGCGGTGTTCGCCGTGGTCATCGCGGTGGTGGTGGCCTACGCGGTGCAGTCGGCCTCCCGGGCGCTGCACGTCGAACCCGCCCCCGCGGTGGCCGCCGCCGCGGATCCGCTGCGGCCGGCCGGCGCCGCGGCCGGCCCGGACGCCGAGGGGGCCGCCGGCTACGCCGGGCGGGTGCGCCGGGTGATGGACGCCCTCGTCGCCTCCCGGGCGATGGGCGACACCCACGGCATCGTCGCCGACGCCGCCACCGGCCGGGTGCTGTGGTCCTCCGGGGCCGCCGACCGGGTCACCCCCGCCTCCACGATGAAGATCCTCACCGCCGCCGCGGCGCTGCTCGAACTCGGCCCGGAGGCCCGGGTGACCACCCGGGTGCACGCCGGGGCGGAGCCGGGCCGGGTGGTGCTGGTCGGCGGCGGGGACCCCACCCTCTCCGCCGCCGGGGAGGGCTTCTACCCGGGCGCGGCCTCGATGGCCGAGCTCGCCCGGCGGGTGCGCGCCGCCGCCGGGGAGGTCGACGCGGTGGTGGTGGACCAGTCCGGCAACGTCGACGCCTTCCACCCCGACTGGGACGCCGCCGGGATCGCGGAGGGCTACATCGCCCCGGTGGAGACCGTGGAGGTCGACGCCGGCCGCGGCGGCCCGGAGGATGTCACCGCCCGCTCGGCGACCCCCGCCCTGTACGCCGGCCGGCTGCTCGCCGAGGGGCTCGGCGCCGGCGCGGTGCGCGCCGCCGCGGTGGACCCGGGGGATCTGGGGGAGGTGCTCGGCGAGGTGGAGTCCGCCCCGCTGGCGGTGCGGCTGCGGCAGATGATGCAGCACTCCGACAACGTGCTCGCCGAATCCATCGCCCGGGAGGTCGCCCGCGCCCGGGGGGAGCGGCCCACCTTCGCCGGCTCCACCGCCGCGGTCGCCGCGGTGCTCGCCGAACACGGCCTGCTCGATCCCGCGGAGCTCGCCGCCGAGGACTGCTCCGGGCTCAGCGAGGGCAACCGCCTCGCCCCGGAGGCGATCAACCGGGTGCTGCTCGCCGCCGCCGGGGACCCGGGCGCGGTGGACCCGGCCGCCGGGGCGGACCCGGCGGGGATCGCCGCCCGGCTGTCCCCGCTCGTCGACGCGCTGCCGGTGGCGGCGGTCTCCGGCACCCTCGCCGACCGCTACGGCGGCGCCGGCGGCGCCGGCTGGGTGCGCGCCAAGACCGGCACCCTGAGCCGGACCTCCGCGCTGGCCGGGGTGGCCCCGGCCGCCGGCGGCCGGCTGCTGGCCTTCACGCTCATCTCCAACGGGGTGGAGGTCACCGCGGCGCGCGCCGCCGCGGACGCCGGGGTGACCCGGCTGCTCGAGGTCGAGTAG